The genomic DNA GCGGCCCGCATCAGCGCAAGATCCGCCTTGCCGGTGCCGGCCACCAGGAACGGCTCGGCCATGCAGGCCGAGAGCAGCCGCTTCGCCGCCATGGCGCGTTCGGGCGCAAAACCCCTGCCCGTCGCCATACGCGCAAAGCCCAACGCAAAACTCTTCAGCGGTACGGCGTAAGTCGGGATCGAGCAGCCGTCGGTGGCGCTATGGCCGACATCATGCGCGGCGCCGGTCACGGATTGCATGGCGTCGCGTACCATCTCCTGCAAAGCATGGCCGGCCTTGACGTAACCGCCATGGGCGATGCCCGAGTGCACACAGGTGCAGAGGAAACCGGCATGCTTGCCGGAGCAGTTGTTGTGCAGCGCGTTGGGCACGTTGCCGATGCGCGCCAGCGCAATCGTCGCATCGTGGTTCGACGGCCAGTGCGCGCCGCATTCGAGCGCGGTCTTGTCGAGACCCGCCTTGGCCAGCATCGCCGCGGCCAGTTCGACATGGGCCGGCTCGCCTGAATGCGAGGCGCAGGCCAGTGCGAGCTCGCGATCGCCGAAGCCATAGGCGTCGGCCGCACCGCTTTCGACCAGCGGCAGAGCCTGGATCGCCTTCACCGCCGAGCGCGGGAACACCGGGCGCGCGGTGTCGCCAATCTCCAGAACCGCCTTGCCGTCGGCATCGAAGACAGAAACAGCGCCGCGATGGGCGCTTTCGACCACCGCGCCGCGCAGAACCTCGACCAGAACCGGATTACTCATGGCTTCCCCGCAATGAAATGCGGGCCGCTTCTACCTGATCCGATCGAGGATGGAAACGTAATTGGCGACGGCAGCGCCACCCATGTTGAAGATGCCGCCCAGCTTGGCTCCCGGCACCTGGATGCCGCCGGCCTCGCCGGTCAATTGCATCGCGGTGAGCACATGCATCGACACGCCGGTGGCGCCGATCGGATGGCCCTTGGCCTTCAATCCGCCGGAAGGGTTGACCGGCAGCCGGCCGTCCTTTGCCGTCGTGCCGTCGAGCGCGAGCTTGGCGCCCTCACCGGGCTTGGCCAGCCCCATCGCCTCATATTCGATGAGTTCGGCAATGGTGAAGCAGTCATGCGTCTCGACGAAGGAAAGGTCGTCGAGCGTGACGCCAGCCTTCTTCAGCGCCTGCTCCCAGGCACGCTCGCAGCCTTCGAAGGCAAGGATGTCGCGCTTCGACATCGGCAGGAAATCCTGGACGTGCTCATTGGCGCGGAAGGTGACGGCGCGGCGCATTCTCAGCGCCGTCGCGGTGTCGGTGAGCACCAGCGCCGCGGCGCCGTCCGAGACCAG from Mesorhizobium sp. M1E.F.Ca.ET.045.02.1.1 includes the following:
- a CDS encoding asparaginase, producing MSNPVLVEVLRGAVVESAHRGAVSVFDADGKAVLEIGDTARPVFPRSAVKAIQALPLVESGAADAYGFGDRELALACASHSGEPAHVELAAAMLAKAGLDKTALECGAHWPSNHDATIALARIGNVPNALHNNCSGKHAGFLCTCVHSGIAHGGYVKAGHALQEMVRDAMQSVTGAAHDVGHSATDGCSIPTYAVPLKSFALGFARMATGRGFAPERAMAAKRLLSACMAEPFLVAGTGKADLALMRAAPGRIFVKTGAEGVYCAALPEFGLGIALKCDDGASRGAEVMIASVLAKLLRDDEALVAKLTELAHPAIESRVGAKVGSLRPTAALS